A genomic stretch from Arachis stenosperma cultivar V10309 chromosome 3, arast.V10309.gnm1.PFL2, whole genome shotgun sequence includes:
- the LOC130969104 gene encoding uncharacterized protein LOC130969104, protein MASNLLTIAAATARSAATTTSFQEKHHRSVFELSPSVFDSCYFLPSTHSSIYEPNDNDRRNAGLETPSNNVVADGLHDTVVSAPRWTCNTCKAQFDSLQDQRSHFKSDIHRFNVKLTVAGKNIVKEEDFEVLTSEFVKDYDVSSISGSESDSDSENESQNRNEVRDKSREILKQKLFVGLQSGQSVSLWKCLIMNMSDENGSAENEVCERLKSLTLEPRDNSHLRIVLLASGGHFAGCVFDGDAVVAHKTFHRYVVRAKAGKKQSSKDASGRAAHSAGASLRRHNELALKKEVQELLTSWRPYFDASKCIFINAPSSSRQLFYNGEKSLFSNPHCAIRNIPFTVRRPTFREAKRVYSQLTQVSFETDEKETLQSNQEGLISIPTAVRNTDLLSSKGDMIELDNKDKAKASSSKKDAQPVLSDEESENELPGISTPLHQAAKSGDAHNVMELLEQGLDPCIKDERGRTPYMLANEKEVRNIFRRFMASNPDKWDWHAAKVPSALTKEMEESQAAKQAEKEAKRKARAKELKKLKKAKEKRAQAEAVLLKNDSKAAEKQMTAPASSKGQSQSKSGVKLSKEEEIRRAQAEEREKRAAAAERRIAALKIQENCSTSTHAISEPKGGLAGEIYCSCCNSSLAGKVPFHRYNYNYCSTSCMHVHREFLEDG, encoded by the exons ATGGCTTCTAATCTTCTAACTATCGCTGCCGCAACGGCAAGGTCCGCTGCCACGACGACGTCGTTTCAGGAAAAACATCACCGTTCGGTCTTCGAGCTCTCACCTAGCGTCTTCGACTCTTGCTACTTTCTACCTTCTACTCACTCTTCGATTTACGAGCCCAACGACAATGATCGTCGCAACGCAGGCCTTGAAACGCCCTCAAACAACGTCGTCGCCGATGGTCTCCATGACACCGTCGTTTCAGCGCCTAGGTGGACGTGCAATACCTGTAAGGCCCAATTCGATTCCCTCCAAGACCAGCGTTCGCATTTCAAATCTGATATTCATCGATTCAAT GTGAAGCTGACAGTTGCGGGAAAGAATATTGTTAAGGAAGAGGATTTTGAGGTGTTGACATCTGAATTTGTCAAAGACTATGATGTTTCAAGCATATCAGGATCAGAGAGTGACAGCGACAGTGAAAATGAGTCTCAAAATCGCAATGAAGTGCGTGACAAATCAAGAGAAATTCTTAAACAAAAGCTATTTGTTGGTCTTCAATCAGGTCAAAGTGTTTCTCTCTGGAAGTGCTTGATTATGAATATGAGTGATGAGAATGGAAGTGCAGAGAACGAAGTGTGTGAGAGGTTGAAATCTCTGACTCTTGAGCCCAGGGATAATAGTCATTTGCGAATCGTACTGCTTGCATCTGGTGGACACTTTGCTGGTTGTGTCTTTGATGGTGATGCAGTTGTGGCTCACAAGACCTTTCACAG ATATGTTGTGAGGGCCAAGGCTGGAAAGAAACAATCATCAAAAGATGCTTCTGGAAGGGCTGCACATTCTGCTGGTGCTTCACTTCGTCGTCATAATGAACTTGCATTAAAAAAG GAAGTTCAAGAACTGCTTACTTCTTGGCGACCTTATTTTGATGCTTCCAAATGCATTTTTATAAATGCACCTTCAAGTAGTCGTCAATTGTTCTATAATGGAGAAAAATCACTCTTTTCCAATCCGCATTGTGCTATCAGAAATATTCCTTTCACTGTTCGGAGGCCTACTTTTAGGGAAGCAAAACGTGTATATAGCCAGTTGACTCAAGTATCCTTTGAAACGGATGAGAAGGAAACATTACAAAGCAACCAAGAGGGCTTAATATCAATTCCAACTGCTGTAAGAAATACAGACCTACTCTCCAGCAAAGGCGACATGATTGAGTTGGATAACAAAGATAAGGCTAAAGCTAGTTCAAGCAAAAAGGATGCACAACCTGTTTTGAGTGATGAAGAGAGTGAGAATGAGCTACCTGGCATATCAACTCCATTACATCAAGCAGCAAAATCTGGAGATGCTCACAATGTCATGGAACTCCTGGAACAGGGCTTGGATCCTTGCATTAAAGATGAAAGGGGGCGGACTCCATATATGTTGGCTAATGAGAAGGAAGTCAGAAATATTTTTAGAAGGTTCATGGCATCAAACCCTGACAAATGGGATTGGCATGCTGCAAAAGTTCCTAGTGCATTGACCAAAGAAATGGAAGAATCACAAGCTGCTAAACAG GCAGAAAAAGAAGCCAAGAGAAAAGCCAGAGCAAAAGAGTTAAAGAAACTAAAGAAAGCCAAAGAAAAGAGGGCACAG GCAGAAGCTGTGTTGCTTAAGAATGACTCGAAGGCTGCGGAGAAGCAAATGACTGCCCCAGCTTCTTCTAAGGGACAATCACAATCCAAAAGTGGTGTGAAATTATCTAAAGAG GAGGAAATAAGAAGAGCGCAGGCTGAAGAAAGGGAAAAGAGAGCAGCTGCCGCAGAGAGAAGAATAGCTGCcctcaaaattcaagagaacTGTTCAACCTCCACACATGCCATTTCAGAACCTAAAGGAGGATTAGCTGGTGAAATTTACTGTTCCTGTTGTAATTCATCACTTGCTGGTAAAGTTCCCTTCCACCGCTATAATTATAATTACTGCAGCACATCATGCATGCACGTACACAGGGAGTTCCTAGAAGATGGATGA